Proteins from a genomic interval of Dasania marina DSM 21967:
- a CDS encoding lactoylglutathione lyase family protein: MSTTYPRNFSHIGISVPDLEAAVKFYTEVMGWYLIMKPTEVVEDDSPIGEMCTDVFGSNWDKFRIAHLSTGDRIGVELFEFKGQVNPENNFEYWKTGVFHFCVQDPNVEELAEKIVAAGGKKRMAKPRYYYPGKKPYRMIYMEDPFGNILEIYSHSYELTYSEGAY, translated from the coding sequence ATGAGCACCACATACCCACGTAATTTCTCACATATAGGCATATCCGTGCCCGACCTAGAGGCCGCCGTTAAATTTTACACAGAGGTGATGGGTTGGTATTTGATTATGAAACCCACCGAAGTGGTAGAAGACGACAGCCCCATAGGTGAAATGTGTACCGATGTCTTTGGCAGTAACTGGGATAAGTTTCGAATTGCCCACCTATCAACCGGTGATCGCATAGGCGTTGAGCTATTCGAGTTTAAAGGCCAGGTTAACCCCGAGAACAATTTTGAATACTGGAAAACCGGCGTGTTTCACTTTTGTGTGCAAGATCCAAACGTCGAAGAATTAGCCGAAAAAATAGTGGCTGCCGGCGGTAAAAAGCGTATGGCCAAACCTCGCTATTACTACCCAGGTAAAAAGCCCTACCGCATGATCTATATGGAAGATCCCTTTGGTAATATTTTAGAAATTTACAGCCATAGTTACGAACTTACCTATAGCGAAGGTGCGTATTAG
- a CDS encoding Na+/H+ antiporter NhaC family protein has translation MEHLGALTLIPTLVVLVLAIYTKRSIEALIAGSVVGILMISPSDPIGLLRDKSIAVVTDEDVAWVILVCGLMGSLIALLIKTGAATAFTNSLTHLIKGKKSALFVTWILGLFLFVDDYLNSLAVGSAMRKVTDHYKTSREMLSYVVDSTAAPISVLIPISTWAVFFGALLEDNGLAANGQGVWVYIQSIPYMLYAWIAAIIVPLVIWGKIPLFGAMKKAEMRAEQTGVCVPPGAEHIELANQSITEKPGVKANLWQFVLPMVALVAFTWHYDIDLLKGIYVTLALTVILIVIQRTLTAHEAFDTIIDGFKTMIEPLAVLVAAFLLKEVNDGLGLTQYIIESLQPYMTAQILPLAIFLTMGLVSFATGSNWGVFVIILPIVAALGNSLNADMALVIGATLSASTFGSHACFYSDATVLTAQASGCTPFQHAYTQLPYALIAAAITSLGYILLML, from the coding sequence ATGGAGCATTTAGGTGCACTTACCCTTATCCCCACCCTCGTCGTACTGGTACTTGCCATTTACACCAAGCGCAGTATTGAAGCGCTAATAGCGGGCTCTGTTGTAGGCATACTGATGATCTCGCCCAGCGACCCGATAGGCTTACTGCGCGACAAATCCATAGCCGTAGTAACCGATGAAGATGTCGCATGGGTAATACTGGTCTGTGGCTTAATGGGGAGCTTGATTGCGCTGTTAATTAAAACCGGTGCCGCCACCGCCTTTACCAACAGCCTGACCCATCTTATTAAAGGCAAAAAATCCGCCCTCTTTGTCACTTGGATTTTGGGCCTCTTTCTTTTTGTGGATGACTATTTAAATTCTTTGGCGGTAGGCTCTGCCATGCGCAAGGTCACCGACCATTATAAAACGTCCCGCGAGATGCTTTCTTACGTTGTTGACTCCACCGCCGCGCCGATTAGTGTCTTAATTCCTATATCAACCTGGGCCGTTTTTTTTGGTGCATTGCTAGAAGATAATGGCCTGGCCGCAAACGGCCAAGGCGTATGGGTTTATATTCAATCCATACCTTATATGCTTTATGCTTGGATAGCCGCCATCATTGTGCCGCTAGTTATTTGGGGTAAGATTCCTTTATTCGGCGCCATGAAAAAAGCCGAAATGCGTGCCGAACAAACGGGAGTATGTGTGCCACCCGGTGCCGAGCACATAGAGCTGGCCAACCAATCCATTACCGAAAAGCCGGGTGTAAAAGCCAACCTTTGGCAGTTTGTTTTACCCATGGTGGCGTTAGTGGCTTTCACCTGGCATTACGATATAGACCTGCTAAAAGGCATATACGTTACCTTAGCGCTGACGGTGATACTCATTGTTATCCAACGCACGCTAACCGCCCATGAGGCCTTTGATACCATCATCGATGGTTTCAAAACGATGATAGAGCCACTGGCGGTATTAGTTGCTGCGTTTTTGTTGAAAGAAGTGAATGATGGCTTGGGTTTAACCCAATACATTATTGAGAGCTTGCAGCCCTATATGACTGCCCAGATATTACCCTTGGCTATTTTTCTAACTATGGGTTTAGTTTCTTTTGCTACCGGTTCCAACTGGGGCGTTTTTGTTATTATTCTGCCTATAGTCGCGGCTCTGGGTAATTCTTTAAACGCTGATATGGCGTTGGTGATAGGTGCCACCTTATCTGCCAGTACCTTTGGTAGCCATGCCTGTTTCTACTCTGATGCCACCGTGTTAACCGCTCAGGCCAGTGGTTGTACACCGTTTCAACATGCCTATACGCAGCTGCCTTATGCCTTAATTGCCGCAGCCATTACCTCGCTAGGTTATATACTGCTCATGCTCTGA
- a CDS encoding DUF748 domain-containing protein, with amino-acid sequence MTLSAALRSKLVKFTAAFIILLALLPEVLRFALIQASPRMGFGELSLADINLNLFNGQLEFEQLVLKQQGEPVLDVAGLRIDVTWWRSLNDEPTVENIDIDGLQLPIVQNANGQWQLLMALPSSNPDEQPADKTTDGFLPAFTLNQFTLSNSRLLIRSPALNGELQIAQLQLQHFSTVQQQPLQLQLEANWNKATITLALQGQLLEQQQNLAGTLNVQQFQASDFAPLLGQDMAALSQLQLTFNGKRNQQGAISGELNGSLNLEQIQATYKTLALNAEQLQWQGSTTFSQQGETLRYSASNQLSLTALQLDSNKIQQRLVQLQHLQLDDLHVDETLAISGKALSLEQLVLLPKPDKEPAKLTNGLLKLADFNYSPAQGLAIKQIVINDTQYYALITNKGELAIHAFSEELMAELADSSAEQTTTAPKPKNSNDQPTPFVFAIEQLTLAGDSFLLFEDQRFQPSVKQKLYIKNLAVEHVTNRSSSEKMLVELQAAMGEFSQITINGQLTPFAQPLGLHLKGTIEAVDLTDISPYAESYLGYYFSKGQLDHKFDITLADNNVQATNKVNIRQLELRAAKKQSTPGIERKLNIPLDMALNVLRDSNNNIELNIPIKGPVDKLGVGLSDIINNALSNSLMSGATHYLKYALQPYGGILMAAEYLGDKATSISLQPVVFEPGSAQLPDTMQDYSQKIVGLMQQRPQLSLSLCGSANASDKTALAAASDSKDESNIAEAQLIQLAEQRSRAIKSIFIAQGIASKRLYVCQSGFKAKGKNAVLLSL; translated from the coding sequence ATGACTTTATCTGCCGCGCTACGTAGCAAGCTTGTTAAATTTACCGCCGCTTTCATTATCTTGTTAGCGCTGTTACCTGAGGTGCTGCGCTTTGCCCTAATACAAGCTAGCCCTCGCATGGGCTTTGGTGAGCTGAGCCTGGCCGATATTAACCTTAACCTGTTTAACGGCCAGCTGGAGTTTGAGCAACTTGTTCTTAAGCAACAAGGTGAGCCGGTTTTAGACGTAGCAGGGCTGCGTATAGACGTAACTTGGTGGCGTAGCCTTAACGATGAGCCCACCGTAGAAAACATAGATATTGATGGCCTGCAACTACCCATAGTGCAAAACGCCAACGGCCAATGGCAGTTGCTGATGGCATTACCCAGCAGCAACCCTGATGAGCAGCCAGCCGATAAAACCACTGACGGCTTCTTGCCTGCATTTACCCTAAACCAATTCACCCTTAGCAATAGCCGCTTACTGATACGCAGCCCCGCCTTAAACGGCGAGCTACAGATAGCGCAGTTACAGTTGCAACACTTTAGCACGGTGCAACAACAGCCCTTACAACTGCAGCTAGAGGCCAACTGGAATAAAGCTACTATCACTCTTGCCTTGCAGGGCCAGCTACTAGAGCAGCAACAAAACCTCGCCGGCACGCTAAACGTGCAACAGTTTCAGGCCAGCGACTTTGCCCCATTACTAGGCCAAGACATGGCCGCCCTTAGCCAGTTACAACTTACCTTTAACGGCAAACGTAACCAGCAAGGCGCAATCAGTGGCGAGCTAAACGGCAGCCTAAACCTAGAGCAAATACAGGCCACCTATAAAACCTTGGCGCTCAACGCTGAGCAGTTGCAATGGCAGGGCAGCACCACGTTTTCCCAACAGGGTGAAACCCTACGCTATAGCGCCAGCAACCAGCTTAGCCTTACCGCTCTACAACTCGATAGCAACAAAATCCAACAGCGCTTAGTGCAGTTACAACACTTACAACTAGATGATTTACACGTCGATGAAACCCTAGCTATTAGCGGCAAAGCCTTAAGCCTTGAGCAATTGGTATTATTGCCTAAGCCGGATAAAGAACCGGCCAAGTTAACTAACGGCTTATTAAAGCTTGCAGACTTTAACTACAGCCCCGCGCAAGGGTTAGCCATTAAACAGATAGTGATTAATGACACGCAATATTACGCCCTGATTACCAATAAAGGTGAATTAGCCATTCATGCCTTTAGCGAAGAACTCATGGCGGAGCTGGCTGACAGTTCAGCTGAGCAAACAACGACTGCCCCTAAACCAAAAAATAGCAATGACCAGCCAACGCCTTTTGTGTTTGCCATAGAGCAGCTCACGCTTGCCGGTGATAGTTTTTTATTATTTGAAGACCAACGTTTTCAGCCCAGTGTTAAACAAAAACTGTACATAAAAAATCTAGCGGTTGAGCATGTGACTAATCGCAGCAGCAGTGAAAAAATGCTCGTAGAGCTGCAAGCCGCTATGGGTGAGTTTTCACAAATTACGATTAATGGCCAGCTAACGCCCTTCGCCCAACCCTTAGGCCTACACTTAAAAGGGACTATAGAAGCCGTAGATCTCACTGACATATCGCCCTATGCCGAATCCTATTTAGGCTACTACTTTAGTAAAGGCCAGCTAGACCATAAGTTTGATATTACGCTAGCCGACAATAACGTGCAGGCCACCAACAAAGTCAATATTAGACAGCTAGAATTACGCGCCGCCAAAAAACAAAGCACCCCCGGCATAGAGCGCAAGCTCAACATCCCCTTAGACATGGCACTCAATGTATTGCGCGACAGCAATAATAATATTGAGCTAAACATCCCCATTAAAGGGCCAGTGGATAAACTAGGCGTAGGCCTTAGCGATATTATTAATAATGCGCTGAGCAACTCGCTCATGAGCGGCGCTACCCACTATTTGAAATATGCCCTGCAACCCTATGGCGGTATATTAATGGCGGCCGAATACCTAGGTGATAAAGCCACCAGCATTAGCTTACAGCCGGTAGTTTTTGAGCCTGGCTCAGCACAACTGCCAGACACTATGCAGGACTATAGCCAAAAAATTGTGGGCTTAATGCAGCAGCGTCCCCAGCTCAGTTTAAGCCTGTGCGGCAGTGCTAATGCCAGCGATAAAACCGCACTGGCAGCCGCCAGCGACAGCAAAGATGAAAGCAACATCGCAGAGGCTCAACTTATACAATTAGCCGAGCAACGCAGTAGGGCGATAAAAAGTATTTTTATTGCCCAGGGCATAGCCAGCAAGCGCTTATATGTTTGCCAGTCGGGCTTTAAAGCCAAAGGGAAGAACGCCGTATTGCTTAGCCTGTAG
- a CDS encoding SCO family protein has protein sequence MSDNNINRQQLRGIQITIAAVIGFIAIVLFVFIQGLSRTPILSKEEIKNNGAYLFEKARALEDFSLIKGDNSPFTPADLQGKWSLVFFGFTFCPDICPTTMAQLKQFYDKQEGSEFADDTQVILVSVDPGRDTPEKMQQYVKFFHSDFTGVTGEFLDIHRFATQLNIPFAKVPGGGENYMVDHSGNVAIINPAGHYVGFFRSPLNVTMMNKAYGSIRYWFED, from the coding sequence ATGTCGGATAATAATATAAATCGCCAACAACTGCGTGGCATCCAAATAACCATAGCGGCAGTGATAGGTTTTATTGCCATTGTGTTATTTGTTTTTATCCAAGGCTTGTCTCGCACGCCAATATTAAGCAAAGAAGAAATAAAAAATAACGGCGCTTACCTCTTTGAAAAAGCACGTGCCTTAGAGGATTTTAGTTTAATCAAAGGCGACAACAGCCCTTTTACCCCAGCGGATTTGCAAGGTAAGTGGTCACTGGTGTTTTTTGGTTTTACCTTCTGCCCGGATATTTGCCCCACCACTATGGCGCAGCTAAAGCAGTTTTACGATAAACAAGAAGGTAGCGAATTTGCCGACGATACCCAGGTGATACTGGTGTCGGTAGACCCAGGCCGCGATACCCCCGAAAAAATGCAGCAATACGTAAAATTCTTTCACTCGGATTTTACTGGCGTCACCGGTGAGTTTTTAGATATACACCGCTTTGCTACCCAGCTAAATATTCCCTTTGCAAAAGTGCCTGGCGGTGGTGAAAACTACATGGTAGATCACAGTGGTAATGTGGCGATTATTAATCCGGCGGGGCATTACGTGGGCTTCTTCCGTTCACCCTTAAACGTCACTATGATGAACAAGGCTTACGGTTCTATACGTTATTGGTTTGAAGATTAA
- a CDS encoding SURF1 family protein, which translates to MATAEPKQTFNVTINWPATLLALMLLPALLWLGFWQLDRAEQKRELNALYSQRAASAPIPIAQLGPPEQSRYQPLSITGTYLPQWTLLLDNRVYRGRFGYEVITAFERSDKAQWLWVNRGWIKGDAARLTLPAIPPPPSGQQQLIAELYIPQGAMLQLGQDNNRQWPRVIQALDIKPLQQELQQAMFPYSVRLAADSAGLLERNWLVVNIEPSKHTGYAVQWFSLAAMAVIILLLANTNIWALYKQRKVQP; encoded by the coding sequence ATGGCTACAGCTGAACCTAAGCAGACATTTAACGTAACAATAAACTGGCCGGCAACGCTGCTGGCTTTGATGTTGTTGCCTGCTTTGTTGTGGCTGGGTTTTTGGCAGCTGGATAGAGCCGAGCAAAAGCGAGAGCTAAACGCCTTATACAGCCAGCGTGCGGCCAGCGCCCCTATCCCCATCGCGCAACTAGGCCCGCCAGAGCAGAGTCGTTACCAGCCCCTGAGCATCACGGGGACCTACCTGCCGCAATGGACCCTGTTATTGGATAATAGAGTTTACCGTGGCCGTTTTGGTTATGAAGTGATCACTGCTTTCGAACGCAGTGACAAGGCGCAATGGTTGTGGGTCAATCGCGGCTGGATTAAGGGCGATGCAGCGCGTTTAACACTGCCAGCGATACCACCACCACCCAGCGGCCAGCAACAGCTAATAGCCGAGCTCTATATCCCGCAGGGGGCCATGTTACAGCTAGGGCAGGATAACAACAGGCAGTGGCCCAGAGTGATACAGGCTTTAGATATTAAGCCCTTGCAACAAGAATTACAGCAGGCTATGTTTCCCTACTCAGTGCGCTTAGCCGCCGACTCAGCCGGCTTGTTAGAGCGCAATTGGCTGGTAGTGAATATAGAACCCAGCAAGCATACCGGCTATGCTGTGCAGTGGTTTAGCCTAGCGGCCATGGCGGTGATTATTCTGCTCTTGGCTAATACCAATATTTGGGCTTTGTATAAGCAACGTAAAGTACAACCTTAA
- a CDS encoding ketoacyl-ACP synthase III — MRYADISGWGKCLPPAILSNNDLSSLLDTNDEWITSRTGMKERRISHVPVSSLATVAAARALACAGKQALDVELIIFGSTTFDEMCPNASSNVQKQLGATNAACMDVNTACTSGMYALSVATAMIKSGVVNNAIVIGAEVISTVMDWNNRNVAVLFGDGAGAFYLQAEEQESGVIAESLGCYGESREILAVNGWGLKNASNGLLHSDIHWAFEGQEIFKKAVSGMDQACQKVLAKSGVDAADISLVVPHQANLRIIDTLTKRLKLDRDKVFINIQRYGNMSAATAPVALVEAIEEGRVSPGKLVLMPAFGGGLTWSAHLLRWGERTHSLGESEMQLPPCDKTALELITPD, encoded by the coding sequence ATGCGTTATGCCGATATCAGTGGCTGGGGCAAATGCCTACCTCCCGCCATACTCAGTAACAACGACCTATCTAGCCTGCTGGATACCAATGATGAGTGGATTACCTCCCGCACCGGCATGAAAGAGCGCCGTATTTCCCATGTACCCGTAAGCAGCCTCGCCACTGTAGCGGCCGCCCGTGCGCTGGCTTGTGCCGGCAAGCAGGCTCTAGATGTAGAGTTGATTATTTTTGGCAGCACCACTTTTGATGAGATGTGCCCCAATGCGTCCTCTAACGTGCAAAAGCAGTTAGGCGCGACCAACGCCGCCTGCATGGATGTAAACACCGCCTGCACCAGCGGCATGTATGCGCTAAGTGTGGCTACCGCCATGATTAAAAGCGGGGTGGTTAATAACGCCATCGTGATCGGCGCTGAGGTTATCTCTACGGTAATGGATTGGAACAACCGTAATGTGGCGGTGCTATTTGGCGATGGCGCCGGGGCGTTTTATTTACAGGCCGAGGAACAAGAATCCGGCGTTATCGCTGAATCATTGGGCTGCTATGGCGAATCCCGCGAGATACTAGCGGTGAATGGCTGGGGCCTAAAAAATGCTAGTAATGGACTATTACACAGCGACATACATTGGGCTTTTGAAGGCCAAGAAATTTTTAAGAAAGCGGTTAGTGGCATGGATCAAGCTTGCCAAAAAGTGCTGGCTAAATCGGGTGTGGACGCGGCGGATATTAGCTTAGTGGTGCCGCATCAAGCTAACTTACGCATTATCGACACCTTAACAAAACGCTTGAAGTTAGATCGCGACAAAGTGTTTATCAATATACAGCGCTACGGCAATATGTCGGCCGCTACTGCACCGGTGGCACTAGTAGAAGCCATAGAAGAGGGCAGAGTTAGCCCCGGCAAGTTAGTGCTTATGCCCGCCTTTGGCGGTGGACTTACCTGGTCGGCTCATCTACTACGCTGGGGTGAGCGCACGCACAGCCTAGGTGAATCCGAGATGCAGCTGCCGCCCTGTGATAAAACCGCTTTAGAACTGATTACCCCAGACTAA
- a CDS encoding COX15/CtaA family protein: MNLFDHAEKRKPGFKLALIGTVLAVFVLGLGAFTRLADAGLGCPDWPGCYGHMFWPDSASDVEKANQLFPDTPVEHDKTWPEMVHRYFAMTLGFISVMLVALAVKYRSPTQPLKLPIFMLGFIILQGMFGMWTVTLKLWPQIVTAHLLGGFATFSLYWLLTLRLSNQHWQLPADIFEKVSALKKWALLGLVIVAGQVALGGWTTSNYAAVACPDLPTCQNQWLPVMNFAQGFDIFQAIGPNYLGGTMENESRIAIHFSHRIGAIITTIYMVLLAFMLLRVGPHSATQRMAKILLIMLSLQVLLGLGNILLKFPLAIAVAHNLGGAFLLLVLVTLNYKLQTSRCLATSPTSH; this comes from the coding sequence ATGAACCTATTTGATCATGCAGAAAAAAGAAAACCCGGATTTAAGCTGGCCTTAATAGGCACGGTGTTGGCTGTTTTTGTTTTAGGCTTAGGGGCGTTTACCCGCTTGGCGGATGCCGGTTTAGGCTGCCCGGATTGGCCGGGCTGTTATGGCCATATGTTTTGGCCCGATAGCGCTAGCGATGTAGAAAAAGCCAATCAGCTATTCCCCGACACGCCAGTAGAGCACGACAAAACCTGGCCCGAAATGGTGCACCGCTATTTTGCCATGACCCTAGGTTTTATTAGCGTTATGTTAGTGGCGCTAGCTGTTAAATATCGCAGCCCTACTCAGCCATTAAAACTGCCAATATTTATGTTGGGGTTTATTATTTTACAGGGCATGTTTGGCATGTGGACGGTAACACTTAAGCTGTGGCCGCAAATTGTTACCGCGCATTTGCTGGGGGGCTTTGCCACCTTTAGTTTATATTGGTTACTCACGTTGCGCTTAAGTAATCAACACTGGCAGCTACCCGCCGATATTTTTGAAAAAGTCAGCGCCTTAAAAAAATGGGCACTATTAGGCTTAGTGATAGTCGCTGGCCAAGTGGCGTTGGGTGGTTGGACTACATCGAATTACGCAGCGGTGGCTTGCCCCGACTTGCCTACCTGCCAAAACCAATGGTTGCCTGTCATGAACTTTGCCCAAGGCTTCGATATTTTTCAGGCCATAGGCCCCAATTATTTGGGTGGCACTATGGAAAATGAATCGCGTATTGCCATACACTTTAGCCATCGCATAGGGGCAATCATCACCACGATTTATATGGTGCTGTTAGCCTTTATGCTATTGCGTGTTGGGCCACACAGCGCTACCCAGCGCATGGCAAAAATATTGCTAATTATGTTAAGCCTGCAAGTGTTACTAGGCTTGGGTAATATTCTTTTAAAATTCCCCTTGGCCATTGCGGTGGCACATAACTTGGGCGGCGCCTTTTTATTGTTAGTGTTAGTCACTTTAAACTACAAGCTGCAAACCAGTCGCTGCTTAGCTACTAGCCCTACTAGCCACTAG
- the cyoE gene encoding heme o synthase produces MTNTMQPTDNSKHCWADYYELTKPNVVYLMLLTSVIGMFMATPGSVPWQILLWGNIGIGLCAAAGAVINHLVDQRIDIIMARTHNRPVAQGRVSRNGAAIFAAVLAVTGMGILLTQINQLTAWLTFFSLVGYAGVYTLWLKRATPQNIVIGGLPGAAPPLLGWVAVTNSVDGHGLLLMLIVFAWTPPHFWALAIHRRDDYAKAGIPMLPVTHGIKYTAYHIMLYTLVLIAATLLPFATGMCGPLYLLGASVLGLIFLYWAIQIMREKPNAPMATFKFSILYLMMLYLIMLADHYLFPVTRVVEVVL; encoded by the coding sequence ATGACAAATACTATGCAACCAACCGATAACAGCAAACATTGCTGGGCCGATTATTACGAGTTAACCAAACCCAATGTGGTCTATTTAATGCTACTTACCTCGGTAATCGGCATGTTTATGGCTACCCCCGGCAGTGTGCCTTGGCAGATATTATTGTGGGGTAATATTGGTATAGGTTTGTGCGCGGCAGCCGGCGCAGTGATAAATCACTTAGTCGACCAGCGTATCGATATTATTATGGCGCGCACCCACAATCGGCCTGTGGCGCAGGGCCGGGTTAGCCGTAACGGGGCCGCTATTTTTGCCGCAGTGTTGGCCGTAACGGGCATGGGCATATTATTAACCCAAATCAATCAGCTTACCGCCTGGTTAACTTTTTTCTCACTGGTAGGTTATGCCGGCGTTTATACCCTGTGGTTAAAACGGGCCACGCCACAAAATATTGTGATAGGGGGCTTGCCCGGTGCGGCACCACCACTGCTAGGTTGGGTGGCAGTAACCAATAGTGTGGATGGCCACGGTTTATTATTAATGTTAATTGTTTTTGCTTGGACGCCGCCGCACTTTTGGGCGCTGGCCATACATAGGCGTGATGATTATGCTAAAGCAGGCATACCCATGTTGCCGGTTACCCACGGTATCAAATACACCGCCTATCATATTATGTTGTATACCCTGGTATTAATTGCGGCCACATTATTGCCCTTTGCTACCGGCATGTGCGGGCCATTATATTTACTAGGGGCGAGCGTGTTAGGGCTAATATTTTTATATTGGGCTATACAAATTATGCGCGAAAAACCTAATGCGCCCATGGCAACCTTTAAGTTTTCTATTTTGTATTTAATGATGCTGTATCTGATTATGCTGGCTGATCATTATTTGTTTCCGGTAACGAGAGTGGTAGAGGTGGTATTGTAA
- a CDS encoding LysR family transcriptional regulator has protein sequence MINPVWLRSFCTLVEVGHFTRTAETLHMTQSGVSQQVRKLEEYLGQQLLIRQGKGFTLTGAGERLYQEGQQLIVSFTDLENRVGLDPAHEGIVKLASPGSIGLKLYPHLLALQKHYPKLVIEYRFAPNSDVERLIAEHKVDIGLMTCPATMREVNVKPIAEEELLLITPAGIAKPSWEQLTALGFIDHPDGAYHAGQLLSVNFPEFQNSQQFKRSGFSNQINLILEPVSMGLGFTVLPSHAAAAFKASAKVKIHKLANKVSETLYIGSYAHTFTANRVKTVIAEIEKSLGIS, from the coding sequence ATGATAAATCCTGTTTGGCTACGCAGCTTTTGCACCCTTGTTGAGGTGGGCCATTTCACCCGTACGGCTGAAACCCTACACATGACCCAGTCTGGCGTGAGCCAGCAGGTGCGTAAGCTGGAGGAGTATCTAGGCCAACAGCTGCTTATTCGGCAGGGCAAGGGCTTCACCCTGACCGGTGCCGGCGAGCGCTTATATCAAGAGGGCCAGCAGCTCATTGTTTCATTTACCGACCTTGAAAATCGGGTGGGCCTAGACCCAGCCCATGAGGGCATAGTGAAGCTAGCCTCACCAGGCAGCATAGGCCTTAAGCTTTACCCGCATTTATTGGCGCTGCAAAAACATTACCCCAAGCTAGTGATCGAATACCGATTTGCCCCGAATAGTGACGTAGAGCGATTAATTGCCGAGCATAAAGTGGATATAGGCCTGATGACCTGCCCAGCAACCATGCGTGAAGTAAATGTTAAGCCTATAGCCGAAGAAGAGCTGTTATTGATTACACCGGCGGGCATTGCAAAACCTAGCTGGGAGCAATTAACGGCGCTAGGATTTATTGACCACCCCGACGGTGCTTATCATGCGGGCCAGTTACTGAGTGTTAATTTTCCAGAGTTTCAAAATAGTCAGCAATTTAAACGCTCGGGATTTTCAAACCAAATTAATTTAATTTTAGAACCCGTAAGTATGGGGCTGGGCTTTACCGTTTTACCTAGCCACGCTGCTGCCGCGTTTAAAGCGTCTGCAAAAGTAAAAATTCACAAGCTGGCGAATAAAGTCAGTGAAACGCTGTATATCGGTAGCTATGCCCATACATTTACGGCTAATAGAGTAAAAACCGTTATTGCTGAAATAGAAAAGAGCCTTGGCATTAGCTAA
- a CDS encoding M24 family metallopeptidase — MSIQPFSRAVKPQADWPQAFSPDEYAMRRKQVAQRLEKQGFDAMLVTSPADLYYLTGYDMIWFHWRFLTSCVLTADAAEVLFFDYPGHTTLVETTPEIKHITWMTRETPEHDAKTIAHGMVKAGLKGKRVALQPWGYNPHKTVMDVLVQTLESAGMATDDGSLIVEETRLYKSDAEVAVMRQAASIADNAMVAGRDLIAPGVMETELHATIMHSMLMAGGGXPAIRCMIGSGPRAGTHHSPAQHRAIQTNEMVFIDFCSSLHRYHVNLNRTYALGEVDPRWHDLSARANGTIEAIIAQVKPGDAWTKVQQVGDQYTDANGLRNNVWFVGGYAQGIAMPPDWVGEYWIDPRQGVDDRELKPGMVFNFEGQFDDKDCWAGGSGFAYIDSLIVTETGLEVMSTLPRTLVTI; from the coding sequence ATGAGTATTCAACCCTTTTCACGCGCAGTTAAACCGCAAGCCGATTGGCCACAAGCCTTTAGCCCTGATGAATACGCGATGCGCCGCAAGCAGGTGGCCCAACGCCTAGAGAAACAGGGCTTTGATGCCATGCTGGTTACCAGCCCGGCCGACCTTTATTACCTTACCGGCTACGATATGATTTGGTTTCATTGGCGCTTTTTAACCAGCTGCGTGCTCACCGCCGATGCTGCGGAGGTGCTATTTTTTGATTACCCCGGCCACACCACGCTGGTTGAAACCACCCCTGAGATTAAACACATCACCTGGATGACTCGCGAAACCCCTGAGCACGATGCTAAAACTATTGCCCACGGCATGGTAAAAGCGGGGCTAAAAGGTAAGCGTGTCGCCCTGCAACCTTGGGGCTACAACCCGCATAAAACGGTTATGGATGTATTAGTGCAAACTCTTGAATCGGCGGGCATGGCTACCGACGATGGCTCGCTGATCGTTGAAGAAACTCGCCTCTATAAAAGCGATGCCGAAGTGGCCGTGATGCGCCAAGCCGCCAGCATTGCCGACAACGCCATGGTGGCCGGCCGCGATCTTATTGCCCCCGGCGTAATGGAAACCGAGCTGCACGCCACTATTATGCACAGCATGTTAATGGCTGGCGGCGGCGNCCCCGCCATACGCTGCATGATAGGCAGCGGCCCAAGGGCTGGTACGCATCACAGCCCCGCACAGCATCGCGCCATTCAAACTAATGAGATGGTGTTTATCGATTTTTGCTCTTCGCTGCATCGTTACCACGTTAACCTCAACCGCACTTACGCACTGGGCGAAGTAGACCCGCGTTGGCACGATTTGTCGGCTCGCGCCAACGGCACTATTGAGGCCATCATCGCCCAAGTAAAACCCGGTGATGCCTGGACCAAGGTGCAGCAAGTAGGCGACCAATACACCGATGCCAATGGCTTGCGCAACAACGTGTGGTTTGTGGGTGGCTATGCGCAGGGCATAGCCATGCCGCCCGATTGGGTAGGCGAATATTGGATAGATCCGCGCCAAGGGGTAGACGACCGCGAGCTTAAACCCGGCATGGTGTTTAATTTTGAAGGCCAGTTTGATGATAAAGACTGCTGGGCAGGTGGCTCTGGTTTTGCCTATATCGACTCCCTCATCGTGACGGAAACCGGTTTGGAAGTGATGTCTACATTACCCCGCACACTGGTTACCATTTAA